ATTTAAGTATTCGTACACATATCTTTGTTGAAATGCAAATGGAAGGGTTATTTATATTCTTTGGTTGATATTTTATTCAAGAGTGCTAGCCTTGGTCCTCCATATAAGGACCTTCTTGGCCCTTCTCCTAGGTCATCTCACAAAGCCttgttcttctcttttctctcaattaCTCATCATATTCCCCTCTTTCTATAGATATCTATACTGATATCATGGAGACCAAACCCCTCTCTAGGCTTCTTGTTATTCTTCTGATTCTTTCATGTGTTGTATTTGCTGCTGCAGTTCCTGCAACAAGTAAGTTTCAAGGGTTTGATGCAGATCTTTATTCGTTGTCTTAATGCATTAAATTTGGACTATTAATCTGATTCATCATGTTAAATTGTGAATTATACAGGAAGCACTATTATTGGGAAAAAAAATCCTTTAGTGCAAGATCATCTGGCTAAGgtcctctctctctttctctttctttttctttttctctttctctcctctTGACAGACATTTCTGCCACATATAtatcccaaaaatccaaaaaaatcaAGATATATTAACCTCAAAGGGGACATGTCTCTTGTGCCCTAACAGCATGACAAAAACCGTTTTTGTCTGAACTAGTTGAAATGTTTTTatcttaagaaaaaataaaaaggaaaagttcATAGCAGCAGCAAGATTCCAAATTCTCATTTCGCTGAGAAAATCCAATTAAACAGATTATAACCCAAATCATatgattgttttttctttatgtcATACATATGCAGTAAATGATAACTCTTAAttatcaatttttgttttgtgaatGTGATATAGTGTTATAGTAGTGATACTTTTTTGAACCTGCAGGTGGATCCAGTTATGGGGTTAAGTTATAGCGAGGATGACATGAAGGAAGAGATTGCTGAGAGCAGAATGCTGAGGGATATAGTGG
This sequence is a window from Vigna angularis cultivar LongXiaoDou No.4 chromosome 2, ASM1680809v1, whole genome shotgun sequence. Protein-coding genes within it:
- the LOC108328793 gene encoding uncharacterized protein LOC108328793 yields the protein METKPLSRLLVILLILSCVVFAAAVPATRSTIIGKKNPLVQDHLAKVDPVMGLSYSEDDMKEEIAESRMLRDIVDYPGTRPNPAHDPKSPGKP